One region of Miscanthus floridulus cultivar M001 chromosome 19, ASM1932011v1, whole genome shotgun sequence genomic DNA includes:
- the LOC136527453 gene encoding cell wall integrity protein scw1-like isoform X1 translates to MAASYFNHSSSSYPPPPPPPGTSPYGAYRHAYPPAPAPPAAYGAYYDRAEQALPARDELRTLFIAGLPADAKPREVYNLFRDFPGYVSSHLRTGKSSQAYAFAVFADQQSALTALSATNGMVFDLEKNCSLHVDLAKSNSRSKRLRSDDISPYSPEKRTRKPRGFPDSGAGSNIYISGMGNSSHSLSGYPSAQSYTSLESSTSLSKDPSTFAPQNNPPCPTLFVANLGPACSEQELIDVFSSCAGFVKLKMQNKLGAPVAFVDFKDAFSSTEAINRLQGVILYSSPGEGIRLEYAKSRMGLRKRDKHP, encoded by the exons ATGGCCGCCTCGTACTTCAACCACTCCTCATCCTCCtacccgccgccgcctcccccgcCGGGCACCTCCCCGTACGGCGCGTACCGCCACGCCTACCCGCCGGCGCCGGCACCCCCGGCCGCTTACGGCGCCTACTACGACCGCGCGGAGCAGGCCCTCCCGGCGCGGGACGAGCTCCGCACCCTCTTCATCGCTGGCCTCCCCGCCGACGCCAAGCCGCGCGAAGTCTACAACCTCTTCCGCGATTTCCCCGGATACGTCTCCTCCCACCTCCGCACGGGCAAATCCTCCCAG GCGTATGCGTTTGCTGTGTTTGCAGATCAACAGTCTGCACTAACTGCCTTGAGTGCCACAAAT GGAATGGTGTTTGATCTTGAGAAGAATTGTTCTCTTCATGTAGATCTCGCCAAATCCAATTCCAGATCAAAGCGCTTGAGATCAG ATGATATTTCACCTTATTCTCCTGAAAAAAGAACTAGGAAACCAAGGGGATTTCCTGATTCAG GTGCTGGAAGCAATATTTACATATCTGGAATGGGTAATTCTTCACACAGCTTGAGTGGTTATCCCTCTGCACAAAG TTACACAAGCCTTGAGTCTAGTACTTCTCTCAGCAAG GACCCATCCACATTTGCCCCTCAAAATAATCCTCCATGTCCTACTCTCTTTGTTGCGAACCTTGGTCCAGCTTGTTCGGAGCAAGAGCTGATAGATGTTTTCTCAAG TTGTGCGGGATTTGTGAAGCTCAAGATGCAAAACAAGCTTGGAGCTCCAGTTGCATTTGTTGATTTCAAG GATGCATTCAGTTCAACTGAAGCCATAAATCGTCTCCAAGGAGTTATCCTGTACTCATCACCTGGCGAGGGAATACGTTTAGA atatgcaaaatcACGGATGGGCCTTCGGAAGCGTGATAAGCACCCCTAA
- the LOC136527453 gene encoding cell wall integrity protein scw1-like isoform X2, which translates to MAASYFNHSSSSYPPPPPPPGTSPYGAYRHAYPPAPAPPAAYGAYYDRAEQALPARDELRTLFIAGLPADAKPREVYNLFRDFPGYVSSHLRTGKSSQAYAFAVFADQQSALTALSATNGMVFDLEKNCSLHVDLAKSNSRSKRLRDDISPYSPEKRTRKPRGFPDSGAGSNIYISGMGNSSHSLSGYPSAQSYTSLESSTSLSKDPSTFAPQNNPPCPTLFVANLGPACSEQELIDVFSSCAGFVKLKMQNKLGAPVAFVDFKDAFSSTEAINRLQGVILYSSPGEGIRLEYAKSRMGLRKRDKHP; encoded by the exons ATGGCCGCCTCGTACTTCAACCACTCCTCATCCTCCtacccgccgccgcctcccccgcCGGGCACCTCCCCGTACGGCGCGTACCGCCACGCCTACCCGCCGGCGCCGGCACCCCCGGCCGCTTACGGCGCCTACTACGACCGCGCGGAGCAGGCCCTCCCGGCGCGGGACGAGCTCCGCACCCTCTTCATCGCTGGCCTCCCCGCCGACGCCAAGCCGCGCGAAGTCTACAACCTCTTCCGCGATTTCCCCGGATACGTCTCCTCCCACCTCCGCACGGGCAAATCCTCCCAG GCGTATGCGTTTGCTGTGTTTGCAGATCAACAGTCTGCACTAACTGCCTTGAGTGCCACAAAT GGAATGGTGTTTGATCTTGAGAAGAATTGTTCTCTTCATGTAGATCTCGCCAAATCCAATTCCAGATCAAAGCGCTTGAG AGATGATATTTCACCTTATTCTCCTGAAAAAAGAACTAGGAAACCAAGGGGATTTCCTGATTCAG GTGCTGGAAGCAATATTTACATATCTGGAATGGGTAATTCTTCACACAGCTTGAGTGGTTATCCCTCTGCACAAAG TTACACAAGCCTTGAGTCTAGTACTTCTCTCAGCAAG GACCCATCCACATTTGCCCCTCAAAATAATCCTCCATGTCCTACTCTCTTTGTTGCGAACCTTGGTCCAGCTTGTTCGGAGCAAGAGCTGATAGATGTTTTCTCAAG TTGTGCGGGATTTGTGAAGCTCAAGATGCAAAACAAGCTTGGAGCTCCAGTTGCATTTGTTGATTTCAAG GATGCATTCAGTTCAACTGAAGCCATAAATCGTCTCCAAGGAGTTATCCTGTACTCATCACCTGGCGAGGGAATACGTTTAGA atatgcaaaatcACGGATGGGCCTTCGGAAGCGTGATAAGCACCCCTAA